The DNA sequence TCGCCGTATTAATGAGGTCAATGCCCCGACGGCTAATTAACTGATTACTTGCTAGAAGTCTTACCCGCTTTACGACGGATTTCTTCTCCTTTAAAGCGAATACCTTTTCCTTTGTAAGGCTCTGGCTTACGGAAGGCACGGATTTTAGCCGCGACTTGTCCTACCAATTGCTTATCAATAGAATCAAGTTTCACGACTGGAGCTTTACCTTTCTCGTTGACTGCTTCTACCGCTACTTCATCAGGAATCATAAAGTAAATAGGGTGAGAGTAACCGACCGTAAGGATCAACATTTGACCTTTCGTCTCAGCACGGTAACCAACACCGATCACTTCCATCTCCAGGGTATAACCTTTTGTTACACCGACAATCATATTGTTGATCAGTGAACGGTACAAACCGTGAGCGGCGCGGTGGCGCTTAGAATCAGTTGGACGACCTACCGTCAGGACACCGTCTTCGATGCCGACGCTTAGATCAGCATCAACTTGCTGACTTAATTCTCCTTTCGGGCCTTTAACGGTAACCAAGTTACTCTTGCTTACGTCGATGGAAACACCCTGAGGTATATCAATGGGAGCTTTACCTATTCTTGACATGGCTCTGCTTTTAGAATTCTTAAATAGAAGTGGTTAGGAAACAAAGCACAACACCTCTCCTCCTACACCGTGCTGCCGAGCTTGCTTGTCGGTCATAACGCCTTTAGAAGTAGAAATGATTGCAATACCTAAACCGTTGATTACACGAGGAAGATTATCACTACCTACATACTTGCGCAAACCAGGCTTGCTGACTCG is a window from the Lewinella sp. LCG006 genome containing:
- the rplF gene encoding 50S ribosomal protein L6 produces the protein MSRIGKAPIDIPQGVSIDVSKSNLVTVKGPKGELSQQVDADLSVGIEDGVLTVGRPTDSKRHRAAHGLYRSLINNMIVGVTKGYTLEMEVIGVGYRAETKGQMLILTVGYSHPIYFMIPDEVAVEAVNEKGKAPVVKLDSIDKQLVGQVAAKIRAFRKPEPYKGKGIRFKGEEIRRKAGKTSSK